A genome region from Schlesneria paludicola DSM 18645 includes the following:
- a CDS encoding sigma-70 family RNA polymerase sigma factor, which translates to MEADQFFEILVREHADMLMVYLRTVVRDPVTVDDLFQETMLTAWRTIERFDRERPFGPWLRGIAGKLILAWRRKSASQPRLCDEQVLEQLDRRMSQVQRLNGDTFDEKLEALRDCIRNLPEAYRQTIELRYQEEMKPVSITQHLKLNSEAVKKRLQRARIMLLECLTGKLASVGTK; encoded by the coding sequence ATGGAGGCTGATCAGTTCTTTGAGATTCTTGTCCGCGAGCATGCCGACATGCTGATGGTTTACTTGCGCACAGTGGTGCGTGATCCAGTCACCGTTGATGACCTATTTCAAGAAACCATGTTGACCGCCTGGCGAACCATCGAGCGGTTTGATCGCGAACGGCCGTTTGGTCCGTGGTTACGCGGCATTGCGGGCAAGTTGATTCTGGCTTGGAGGCGAAAGTCAGCCAGCCAACCAAGGCTCTGTGACGAACAAGTGCTTGAGCAGCTCGATCGCAGGATGAGTCAGGTTCAGCGGTTGAATGGCGATACGTTCGACGAAAAGCTCGAAGCGCTGCGAGATTGCATTCGGAATCTTCCCGAAGCGTATCGCCAAACCATCGAGTTGCGCTATCAGGAAGAGATGAAGCCGGTTTCGATCACGCAGCATCTCAAGCTGAATTCGGAAGCCGTCAAGAAGCGTCTTCAGCGGGCTCGCATAATGTTGTTAGAGTGCCTGACGGGAAAGCTTGCTTCGGTGGGAACGAAATGA
- a CDS encoding redoxin domain-containing protein, translated as MKPYMIRFLLCLLSFLVPAFAESTTDRFQVTDVDGKVRTLQSSEQKATVLFFILPDCPISNAYAPEIKRIAAEYAQRNTESWIVYVDPDLSIDAARKHAKDYGLNGPLIVNDALPLASKVGATVAPEVAVLGPEGQRLYLGRIDNLYADYGKRKTNASQRDLRDALNAILQGKPAPHETTKAIGCFISKPFHKANAAE; from the coding sequence ATGAAGCCCTACATGATTCGATTCCTCCTGTGTCTTTTGTCATTCCTGGTGCCAGCCTTTGCAGAATCGACAACCGATCGATTCCAAGTTACAGACGTTGATGGCAAAGTCAGGACACTGCAGTCCTCTGAACAGAAGGCGACGGTCCTTTTTTTCATCCTGCCAGACTGCCCGATTTCGAATGCCTATGCACCCGAGATCAAACGGATCGCGGCCGAGTATGCACAGCGAAACACGGAATCATGGATTGTTTACGTCGATCCGGATCTTTCCATCGACGCAGCTCGAAAGCATGCGAAGGACTACGGACTGAACGGCCCGTTGATCGTCAACGACGCGCTGCCGTTGGCATCAAAAGTCGGTGCGACAGTGGCCCCCGAAGTCGCCGTACTTGGACCTGAGGGACAACGCTTGTACCTCGGTCGGATCGATAACCTTTACGCCGACTATGGCAAACGTAAGACGAACGCATCGCAACGAGACTTGCGCGACGCATTGAATGCGATCCTGCAAGGCAAACCCGCGCCACACGAGACAACGAAGGCGATCGGGTGCTTTATTTCCAAGCCATTCCACAAAGCCAACGCGGCCGAATAG
- a CDS encoding BlaI/MecI/CopY family transcriptional regulator, which produces MTHVSISEAEWQVMNVVWDRQPLTAQDVIALLSDQADWAPSTIKSMLHRLVKKEVLTYELQGNRYVYRSRVPRSDCVRNASRSFLDRVFGGESSSLLAHFLRRAKLSADEIAQLRQILDEQEGRQ; this is translated from the coding sequence ATGACGCATGTTTCGATTTCCGAGGCCGAATGGCAGGTCATGAATGTGGTCTGGGATCGTCAGCCGTTGACGGCGCAGGACGTCATCGCCTTGCTCTCGGATCAAGCGGATTGGGCCCCGTCCACAATCAAGTCGATGCTTCATCGCCTAGTGAAGAAAGAGGTCCTGACCTACGAATTACAGGGAAATCGTTACGTTTATCGTTCGCGAGTCCCTCGTTCAGATTGCGTGCGGAACGCAAGTCGATCATTTCTGGACCGTGTGTTCGGAGGTGAATCGAGTTCGCTGCTCGCTCATTTTCTGCGTCGGGCGAAGTTGTCCGCGGACGAGATCGCACAACTGCGTCAAATCCTTGATGAACAGGAAGGCCGCCAATGA
- a CDS encoding M56 family metallopeptidase, which translates to MNGFWQTAQGVQTTSQEIFLSAETWIQLLLMASASATVLAVAVGMINLVFRRWLSSRQLSLMWGIVMIRLLMPFAPPSTWSLLNLLQADEVVQIQQVEIAPEPRRFFGSAENAELDVVRSQAATAAPAQSELASADMSIESSVFQLDFVVYLIFWSGMAIGFVQFARSIIIHIRFCRRVSSVPDCSDRRITTLWTECCRQARVLALPVKLTDDLVQPAILGAINPCLIVPQSILNLSDTQLRMVMFHELGHVRAWDVTMNWIMLGIRSLYWWNPLYWIAASRMERLREQACDAYAIRMIEGQPVRDYGELLLMLAQQYEMPSSWRVRLPASILGLFKNFFRRRTVENRLRALRFAGRKPTSVRHLGGITALGLLAICGLTDASIKVPKKAPVPLPGYEFDMESEWYAPHSGWCLDQNGVPSEGATVVRQYNLAQAIKQCAKYAGNLENAQRELQLMLIFRVRGSTGRYDSLPQDWTRERIKFEGDTVTVEAPILVQEDLAWEIAAWERNAANPQICMRLTFIGDDTRLDAVAGLTWRTLDSFSVGSDGSIISETTSGSPTIQTKSPPDLNLPIRVSTLTTAQVEQLRNQPGDTWNGPCITGFNGQRCRLFAGSQRPFVTGIGLKADDSRQPKIALIDEGFHFSCRSTEFNDHDHLKMEVTMGMTQIVDVKTASTLIHGSPAMIQVPSMKHWHMDVDANLQNDESLLIGCIPQFNEGRSFYVLLTKNKFREEQSSEHDK; encoded by the coding sequence ATGAATGGATTCTGGCAGACGGCACAAGGTGTTCAAACCACCTCGCAAGAGATCTTTCTGAGTGCTGAAACGTGGATTCAGTTGCTCTTGATGGCCAGTGCGAGTGCAACCGTGCTGGCGGTAGCTGTGGGGATGATCAACCTGGTGTTCCGGCGCTGGTTGTCATCTCGACAACTCAGCCTGATGTGGGGAATCGTGATGATCCGGCTCCTCATGCCGTTCGCCCCACCCTCCACTTGGAGCCTGCTGAATTTGTTGCAGGCCGATGAAGTCGTTCAAATTCAACAGGTCGAAATAGCACCAGAGCCGCGTCGCTTTTTCGGCTCCGCCGAGAATGCCGAATTGGACGTCGTGAGATCCCAGGCCGCGACTGCCGCCCCGGCTCAATCCGAGTTGGCATCTGCCGACATGTCGATCGAGAGCTCTGTCTTTCAGTTGGACTTCGTCGTTTACCTGATCTTCTGGAGCGGCATGGCCATTGGTTTCGTGCAGTTCGCTCGTTCGATCATCATCCACATTCGGTTCTGTCGTCGAGTGAGTTCTGTTCCCGACTGCAGTGATCGGCGGATCACAACTCTTTGGACGGAGTGTTGTCGGCAGGCACGCGTTCTGGCGCTTCCCGTCAAATTAACAGACGATCTCGTTCAGCCCGCCATTCTGGGAGCCATCAATCCTTGCCTGATCGTGCCTCAGTCGATTCTCAATTTAAGCGACACGCAGCTGCGGATGGTGATGTTTCACGAGTTAGGACACGTTCGCGCCTGGGACGTGACCATGAACTGGATCATGCTGGGAATTCGCAGCCTTTACTGGTGGAATCCCCTCTATTGGATTGCCGCAAGTCGAATGGAGCGGTTGCGTGAACAGGCATGTGATGCGTATGCCATTCGCATGATCGAAGGTCAGCCAGTCCGTGACTATGGTGAATTGCTGTTAATGTTGGCCCAGCAATACGAAATGCCATCATCCTGGCGCGTGAGGTTGCCAGCATCGATTCTGGGTCTTTTCAAGAACTTTTTCCGTAGGCGAACGGTTGAGAATCGATTGAGAGCATTACGGTTTGCAGGACGGAAGCCCACTTCGGTGCGGCATCTGGGCGGGATCACGGCGCTCGGTCTACTGGCGATCTGCGGCCTGACCGACGCGTCGATCAAGGTTCCGAAAAAAGCCCCAGTCCCGCTGCCGGGATACGAGTTTGATATGGAATCCGAATGGTACGCGCCGCACTCTGGGTGGTGCCTCGATCAAAACGGCGTTCCATCTGAAGGGGCAACCGTTGTCCGACAGTACAACCTCGCACAGGCGATTAAACAGTGCGCAAAGTATGCAGGAAACCTCGAAAATGCGCAGCGGGAACTGCAACTGATGCTCATCTTCCGGGTGCGTGGAAGCACAGGGCGATACGACTCCCTGCCCCAGGATTGGACACGTGAACGAATAAAATTTGAGGGTGACACCGTCACAGTCGAGGCCCCAATCCTGGTTCAGGAAGACCTCGCTTGGGAAATTGCTGCCTGGGAACGCAATGCGGCTAACCCGCAAATCTGCATGAGATTGACGTTCATTGGAGACGACACCCGTCTGGATGCGGTCGCAGGTCTGACTTGGCGCACGCTCGATTCGTTTTCTGTCGGCAGTGACGGATCAATCATTTCGGAAACAACCTCGGGATCACCGACGATCCAGACGAAATCACCACCGGATTTGAATCTTCCCATTCGTGTCAGCACATTGACCACGGCGCAGGTTGAGCAACTCCGAAACCAACCAGGCGACACATGGAATGGCCCGTGCATCACCGGATTCAATGGCCAACGCTGTCGCCTCTTCGCCGGTAGCCAACGTCCTTTTGTGACGGGAATCGGCCTGAAAGCAGATGATTCGAGACAACCGAAAATCGCATTGATCGATGAAGGCTTTCATTTCAGTTGTCGATCGACAGAGTTCAATGATCATGATCATCTGAAAATGGAAGTGACAATGGGCATGACCCAGATCGTCGATGTCAAAACCGCATCGACGCTCATCCATGGATCGCCAGCGATGATTCAAGTTCCCAGCATGAAACACTGGCATATGGATGTCGATGCCAATTTGCAGAACGACGAGTCGCTACTCATCGGTTGCATTCCGCAATTCAATGAGGGACGTTCATTCTACGTGCTGTTGACGAAGAATAAATTTCGCGAAGAGCAGAGTTCCGAACATGACAAATGA
- a CDS encoding M28 family peptidase, protein MSDSAFSDEDQKNQLGRSAVIRLAGEGFQGVLPEMSPAEVELSSSLRKSVEKLATEIGERNLRRYGSLKGAADWIEGSLKDCGYEIERQSYEVDGQVCDNLIFERVGSTLSKEIVIVTAHYDSVFRCPGANDNGSGTAALVDLAKRFAKCEPKRTLRLLFCVNEEPPMFQTDSMGSVVYARRCKERRENIEAVLSLETIGYYSDEEGSQQYPFPLGAVFPRTGNFIGFVGNIESGPLVHRVLSSFRKHAQFPSEATSLPGDMEGVGWSDQWAFWKFGYPGVMVTDTAPFRYPHYHKATDTPDKLDYDRMARVVTGLEKVITELINPSGG, encoded by the coding sequence ATGTCTGACTCCGCGTTTTCGGACGAGGATCAGAAAAATCAACTAGGAAGATCCGCCGTCATTCGTCTGGCTGGCGAAGGGTTTCAGGGTGTGTTGCCTGAAATGAGCCCCGCGGAGGTGGAACTGTCCTCGTCGTTACGGAAGTCCGTTGAGAAATTGGCGACGGAAATCGGCGAACGAAATCTGCGCCGGTATGGAAGTCTCAAGGGCGCCGCGGATTGGATCGAAGGCTCGCTCAAAGATTGTGGCTATGAAATCGAACGTCAGTCCTACGAGGTTGACGGGCAGGTCTGTGACAATCTGATCTTTGAGCGAGTTGGCAGTACGCTTTCCAAGGAAATTGTGATTGTCACCGCGCATTACGACAGCGTCTTTCGGTGTCCGGGGGCGAATGACAATGGTTCTGGTACCGCGGCGTTGGTCGATTTGGCAAAGCGATTCGCGAAGTGTGAGCCCAAGCGGACGCTCCGTCTACTGTTTTGCGTGAACGAAGAGCCGCCGATGTTTCAAACGGATTCAATGGGTTCGGTCGTTTATGCGCGTCGTTGCAAAGAGCGGCGAGAAAATATCGAGGCGGTGCTGAGTCTCGAAACGATCGGGTACTACTCCGATGAGGAAGGCAGTCAGCAGTACCCATTTCCCTTGGGGGCTGTGTTTCCCAGGACGGGCAACTTCATTGGCTTCGTAGGGAACATTGAATCAGGCCCACTCGTCCACCGGGTGCTTTCCAGTTTTCGAAAGCATGCTCAGTTTCCGTCAGAAGCCACATCATTGCCGGGTGACATGGAAGGAGTCGGCTGGTCAGACCAGTGGGCGTTCTGGAAATTTGGATATCCGGGTGTGATGGTTACGGACACCGCCCCATTCCGGTACCCGCATTATCACAAAGCTACCGACACACCGGACAAACTCGACTACGATCGCATGGCACGCGTGGTGACCGGTCTCGAAAAGGTCATCACCGAACTGATCAATCCAAGTGGTGGCTAG
- a CDS encoding UvrD-helicase domain-containing protein: protein MDAKPQFTDQQSAAITTRNVSIALSAGAGCGKTFVLTQRFLAGLEPSSTEGRDVSLHSLVAITFTDRAAREMRDRIRAACHERLRHCPSEAVDHWLEILRGLDSARISTIHSFCTSLLRSQAVEAGLDPSFSVLEPALADTLLRHVVRDTLNGLLELRDPDAVQFVVLYGLERTRDLLRNLTAQRFQIDFRAFAETTPEQLAAAWLRKWRTEVAPKLIRTFRESPLVARVLELISGAPCTRDKMVERIANLATLLPIQIPWEDPLESLTLVRENATVVGGGTEKDWISKERQEQVKEAFTKLRAAIDGLKKDLSFEEGDVTLAAEIACRALRLTEQTANAYAVAKRSQGVLDFDDLLLHARNLLRDHPNVRQRVAAGIRLLMVDEFQDTDPVQADVVRFLCGEAMTRGKLFMVGDRKQSIYRFRRADPTVFATMSAELPAAGRLPLNINFRSQPAVLNFVNQMFASAMEGYEGLQPFREEQYSPTPAIEFLFATFDAAEMDPSANDSVSGASLGDDDLRPKAGELRRREADWIARRISSLLNDPTPRIRTKNRDASGRPLLRRTEPGDIVILFRALSSVQEYESALRKFGIEYYLVGGKAFFAQQEVFDLLNLCRYLDDCDDLIGLMGVLRSPFFNLDDDAIHAIVFRSADDPLTDPRANSDAEGPLPSTSYSRFASSLHTNLYLEPPTHLPESQRERIAFAARILSELRASKDRIPLTDLLNRAIERTGYDASLLAEFLGRRKLANLRKLIEMARQFDKGEFFTLKDFVTRLQTSVLDETDEEFATTLPESGDVVRLMSIHQSKGLEFPVVIVADIDRKGPPRSSDSVLHPDLGPLVTLPQQFGNEPKNLALRMHLLAEEEADSEETIRLFYVACTRAADYLILSAGLDTSKSSHSPWMNVVESRFDIKTGLLKFDALLGASANATADPATIPEVLVHRVPCDAKIAEAVSAREIAVGELPQQVLTAEPAEFPTSARVFGRDTSDAFVTSVSRLEAIDAELNAISHSHGNKRSIDLEGEVVDLDMASALGTLVHSVLERVDFRNVDNWEQLLISAAHHSPDQPHETLIEQARGMLGSFFKSPFHAELARAKSIHREIDFLLPWTPQATQSGAEPSTVTRSTPMIAGIIDLLIETDNGWHVLDYKTGDFPLKAANEKLLAPYELQLGIYAYAVEQWFGVVPQELSLIAFRPQVRRITLPWSAERWQQIRARIDRAIATT from the coding sequence ATGGATGCAAAACCGCAGTTTACCGACCAGCAATCCGCCGCAATTACGACGCGAAACGTATCGATTGCCCTTTCCGCCGGCGCAGGGTGCGGAAAGACGTTTGTCCTGACGCAGCGGTTTCTGGCGGGTCTGGAGCCGTCGTCGACGGAAGGGCGTGACGTCAGTCTGCACTCGCTCGTTGCGATCACGTTCACAGACCGTGCCGCCAGAGAGATGCGGGACCGAATTCGCGCCGCGTGCCACGAACGATTGCGTCACTGCCCCAGCGAAGCTGTCGATCATTGGTTGGAGATCTTGCGGGGACTTGATTCCGCTCGAATCAGCACAATCCATTCGTTTTGTACCAGTCTGCTTCGCTCGCAAGCCGTCGAAGCGGGGCTTGACCCCTCCTTTTCCGTACTTGAACCCGCGCTTGCCGACACGCTTTTGCGACATGTCGTCCGCGATACTCTCAATGGGTTACTCGAACTTCGCGATCCGGACGCAGTCCAGTTTGTCGTGCTTTACGGACTGGAACGAACGCGCGATCTCCTCAGAAACCTGACGGCTCAGCGATTCCAAATCGACTTTCGTGCATTTGCGGAGACGACACCCGAACAACTGGCTGCGGCTTGGCTACGAAAGTGGCGAACGGAAGTCGCCCCAAAACTGATCCGGACCTTCCGCGAATCACCTCTCGTCGCGCGCGTGTTGGAACTGATTTCCGGCGCCCCCTGCACTCGCGACAAGATGGTCGAACGGATTGCAAATCTCGCCACATTGCTGCCCATTCAAATTCCTTGGGAAGATCCACTGGAATCGCTGACCCTCGTTCGCGAGAACGCGACGGTGGTCGGCGGGGGTACAGAAAAAGACTGGATCTCGAAAGAGCGACAAGAACAGGTCAAAGAGGCATTCACAAAATTGCGAGCGGCAATCGATGGCCTGAAGAAGGACCTGAGTTTCGAGGAAGGCGACGTGACGCTGGCCGCCGAGATCGCCTGCCGGGCGCTGCGTCTCACCGAACAAACCGCAAATGCCTATGCCGTTGCAAAGCGGTCCCAAGGCGTGCTCGACTTCGACGACTTGTTGCTTCACGCTCGCAATCTGCTTCGCGACCATCCCAACGTTCGGCAACGAGTTGCCGCCGGAATTCGACTGCTGATGGTCGACGAATTTCAGGACACCGATCCGGTTCAAGCGGATGTCGTCAGATTTTTGTGCGGCGAAGCGATGACCCGTGGCAAGCTGTTCATGGTGGGCGACCGCAAGCAGTCGATTTATCGTTTTCGACGGGCCGATCCGACCGTCTTTGCCACGATGAGTGCCGAGTTGCCGGCCGCCGGTCGCCTTCCGCTGAACATCAACTTTCGCAGCCAGCCTGCGGTGCTGAATTTCGTCAATCAGATGTTTGCCTCTGCAATGGAGGGATACGAGGGACTGCAGCCTTTCCGCGAGGAGCAGTACTCACCCACACCGGCGATCGAATTCTTGTTCGCGACGTTTGATGCGGCCGAGATGGATCCTTCGGCCAACGATTCGGTAAGCGGCGCATCCTTGGGCGACGATGACCTGCGACCGAAGGCGGGAGAGTTGCGTCGACGGGAAGCCGACTGGATCGCGCGCCGCATTTCGTCGCTGCTCAACGACCCGACACCTCGCATCCGCACGAAGAATCGCGATGCGAGCGGTCGCCCGCTTCTGAGACGAACCGAACCGGGCGACATCGTGATTCTGTTCCGGGCGCTCTCCAGTGTTCAGGAATACGAGTCGGCCCTCCGCAAATTCGGGATCGAATACTACCTGGTCGGAGGCAAGGCGTTTTTTGCGCAGCAGGAAGTCTTCGATCTGCTCAACCTGTGCCGCTATCTGGACGACTGTGACGACCTGATTGGATTGATGGGAGTGCTGCGGTCCCCCTTCTTCAATCTGGACGATGACGCAATTCACGCCATCGTCTTCCGATCAGCAGACGATCCGCTCACCGATCCACGAGCCAATTCCGACGCAGAAGGCCCCCTGCCCTCGACATCGTATTCGCGGTTTGCAAGTTCACTCCATACAAATCTGTACCTTGAGCCCCCCACTCATCTACCTGAGTCACAGCGTGAACGAATTGCGTTCGCCGCGCGCATCCTGTCTGAACTGCGCGCGAGCAAGGATCGCATTCCCTTGACGGACCTGCTAAATCGGGCCATCGAACGGACCGGCTACGATGCCTCTCTACTGGCGGAATTCCTGGGACGTCGCAAGCTGGCCAATCTGAGAAAACTGATTGAAATGGCCCGCCAATTCGACAAAGGCGAATTCTTCACCCTCAAGGACTTCGTCACGAGGCTTCAGACATCGGTCCTGGACGAGACAGACGAAGAATTTGCCACGACGCTGCCAGAATCGGGCGACGTCGTTCGCCTGATGTCGATCCATCAATCCAAAGGACTCGAGTTCCCGGTGGTCATCGTCGCCGATATCGACCGGAAGGGACCACCACGATCCAGTGATTCGGTGCTGCACCCCGACCTGGGCCCTCTCGTCACGCTTCCCCAGCAGTTTGGCAACGAACCCAAAAATCTTGCGCTACGCATGCATCTGTTGGCCGAGGAAGAAGCCGATTCTGAAGAAACAATTCGACTGTTTTATGTTGCCTGCACGCGCGCTGCCGACTACCTGATCCTTTCGGCGGGCCTCGACACGAGCAAGTCTTCGCATTCCCCCTGGATGAACGTGGTCGAATCCCGCTTTGACATCAAGACCGGGCTGCTGAAGTTCGATGCGCTTCTCGGTGCGTCGGCTAACGCGACAGCGGATCCGGCCACGATTCCCGAAGTGCTGGTTCATCGCGTACCGTGCGACGCGAAAATCGCCGAAGCAGTTTCCGCACGAGAAATTGCTGTTGGCGAACTTCCGCAGCAAGTGCTGACCGCGGAACCTGCCGAATTTCCCACCTCAGCCCGGGTTTTCGGACGCGATACCAGCGATGCGTTTGTAACCAGCGTCTCACGACTCGAGGCGATCGACGCGGAACTGAATGCGATTTCTCATTCGCATGGAAACAAACGATCCATTGATCTTGAAGGCGAGGTGGTCGACCTCGATATGGCAAGCGCACTTGGCACGCTGGTCCATTCGGTACTGGAACGAGTCGATTTTCGGAACGTCGACAACTGGGAACAGTTACTCATCAGTGCCGCCCATCACAGCCCCGATCAGCCGCACGAAACCCTGATTGAGCAGGCCCGCGGGATGTTAGGCTCGTTTTTTAAGTCACCATTCCACGCGGAATTGGCACGCGCCAAGTCGATCCATCGCGAGATTGATTTCTTACTTCCGTGGACACCGCAAGCAACACAATCAGGAGCCGAGCCATCGACAGTGACGCGATCCACGCCGATGATCGCCGGGATCATCGACCTGTTGATTGAGACGGACAATGGCTGGCACGTCCTGGACTACAAGACGGGTGATTTCCCACTGAAGGCGGCGAACGAAAAACTGCTCGCCCCGTACGAACTGCAACTGGGCATTTACGCCTATGCGGTCGAGCAATGGTTTGGCGTCGTTCCTCAGGAGTTGTCGTTGATTGCGTTTCGTCCACAAGTCCGACGCATCACTCTACCCTGGTCTGCCGAACGATGGCAGCAGATTCGAGCGAGAATCGATCGGGCCATCGCAACGACGTAA